From a single Calothrix sp. NIES-2098 genomic region:
- a CDS encoding flavin reductase-like, FMN-binding protein: MSTTKPRDVQVLPIATDTTVLRSRSWSRLRFEIEYALAKGTTANSYVIQGDKIALIDPPGETFTQIYLDALQKRFDVTAIAYVILGHVNPNRAATLKALLELAPQITFVCSNPGAIGLRGALENPDLPIMIMRGDETLNLGKGHDLQFIPTPNPRYADLLCTYDPQTEILYSDKFFGAHICGDQVFDEGWESINEDRRYYFDCLMAPHARQVETALDKLADFPARIYATGHGPLVRYALIELTKAYREWSQQQTSADLTVALIYASAYGNTATLAQAIARGITKAGVAVESINCEFTDPEDIRAAVEKSAGFVIGSPTLGGHAPTPVQTALGIVLATATNNKLAGVFGSFGWSGEAVDLIEGKLKDAGYRFGFDTIRVKFKPNDVTLQLCEEAGTDFAQALKKAKKVRSQSVPATTVEQAVGRIVGSLCVLTAKQDDISSGMLASWVAQASFSPPGLTIAVAKDRAVETLTHTGNQFVLNILKEGNHLGLMKHFLKPFGPGQDRFADVATQEAENGSPILNDALAYLECSVKNRMESGDHWLVYATVENGKVLNQDGVTAVHHRKSGTHY; encoded by the coding sequence ATGTCTACAACCAAACCCCGCGACGTTCAAGTTTTACCAATAGCTACAGATACAACAGTACTGCGATCGCGCAGTTGGTCGAGGTTAAGGTTTGAAATTGAGTATGCTTTAGCCAAGGGTACAACTGCTAATTCTTATGTGATTCAAGGCGATAAAATCGCTCTCATTGACCCTCCGGGGGAAACTTTTACGCAAATCTATTTAGATGCTTTGCAAAAAAGATTTGATGTCACAGCGATCGCTTATGTAATTTTGGGTCATGTCAATCCCAACCGCGCCGCTACTTTAAAAGCTTTGCTGGAACTTGCACCGCAGATAACCTTTGTGTGTTCTAATCCTGGGGCGATCGGTTTACGTGGGGCGTTAGAAAACCCAGATTTACCAATTATGATAATGCGGGGGGACGAAACCCTAAATTTAGGTAAGGGTCACGATCTACAATTCATTCCCACCCCCAACCCCCGCTATGCAGACCTACTCTGCACTTACGATCCGCAAACCGAGATTCTCTACTCCGATAAGTTCTTTGGCGCGCATATTTGTGGCGATCAGGTGTTTGATGAAGGTTGGGAATCGATTAACGAAGATCGCCGCTATTATTTTGATTGCTTGATGGCTCCCCATGCACGTCAAGTGGAAACAGCCTTAGATAAACTTGCCGATTTTCCGGCGAGAATTTACGCCACTGGCCACGGGCCTTTAGTGCGCTATGCGTTAATTGAACTTACCAAAGCTTATCGGGAATGGAGTCAACAGCAGACATCCGCAGACTTGACAGTAGCTTTGATTTATGCATCAGCGTATGGAAATACAGCAACCTTAGCCCAAGCGATCGCCCGTGGCATCACAAAAGCTGGTGTGGCTGTAGAATCAATTAACTGCGAATTTACCGACCCTGAAGACATTCGCGCTGCTGTCGAAAAATCTGCGGGCTTTGTCATCGGTTCGCCTACCCTTGGCGGTCATGCGCCCACACCCGTACAAACAGCTTTAGGTATTGTTCTCGCCACCGCTACTAATAATAAACTTGCCGGCGTATTCGGTTCCTTCGGCTGGAGTGGTGAAGCCGTTGATTTAATTGAAGGTAAACTCAAAGACGCAGGTTATCGCTTTGGTTTTGATACCATCCGCGTCAAATTCAAACCCAACGATGTCACCTTGCAACTGTGTGAAGAAGCCGGAACCGACTTTGCACAAGCATTGAAGAAAGCGAAAAAAGTGCGATCGCAAAGTGTTCCCGCCACTACTGTAGAACAAGCCGTTGGGCGAATTGTTGGTTCGTTGTGCGTTCTCACAGCCAAGCAAGACGATATATCGAGTGGGATGTTAGCTTCTTGGGTTGCTCAAGCTAGCTTTAGCCCTCCTGGTTTAACCATAGCCGTGGCCAAAGACCGTGCTGTAGAAACTTTGACGCACACAGGAAATCAATTTGTCTTGAATATCCTTAAAGAAGGAAATCATCTAGGCTTGATGAAGCATTTCCTCAAACCTTTTGGCCCCGGACAAGACAGATTTGCTGATGTCGCCACTCAAGAAGCCGAAAACGGTTCTCCCATCCTCAATGATGCTTTGGCATATTTGGAGTGTTCCGTAAAAAATCGCATGGAATCTGGCGATCACTGGCTGGTTTATGCGACTGTCGAGAATGGTAAAGTGTTAAATCAAGATGGTGTTACAGCCGTCCATCATCGCAAGTCTGGTACTCATTACTAA